A region of Streptomyces sp. NBC_01788 DNA encodes the following proteins:
- a CDS encoding CocE/NonD family hydrolase — protein MTDLHTIRAGEQSIAVRKDLQVPMRDGVTLVADAYSGVDDTPRPALVALSPYGKELQALALTTPPQRRPSPMWDGCIEAGDIARVVQEGYVHVIGDLRGSGASEGEHIGNYNAGGVSLGQDAYDFIEWVAAQPWCDGNVGMIGISYFGSMQVLAAAERPPSLKAIFVSGGHYDFYETTYHGGVMWFMPRAAREGRGGDSGWAFTDGVKSRMLETCSPEEIKKRVAERLQDPDVAAWPNLVHVLNYPKNHEAWFDIVMNEVDGEWYEERNPVTLAPNIDIPVWLQIDQGRGWTMDGTIEVFNRLNGPKKLDIGPYPPMQSRPFIEEHDKMFRWYDYWIKGIDNGIMDEPSVTVHVEGSRQYVTGAQWPPKDVEHKPLYLRPRHKLSFEPEPMGAEHAVPDGFYQAPLTVTDKVEMLSWSTEPFTEPTEMIGQGAAHLFAEIDQPDTNFILRMWDEAPGGKRQLITTAYLKASHRELDEGRTTEGDPYHPHTRAVPVEPGKIEEYVLRVYPFAATFLPGHKLVVELSNDEPLADAHNALLPPDAFHLPVGRPVTHKIYRDAAHPSRLVLPFTTVTAPDTTRPGSARNEGGDRRNGS, from the coding sequence ATGACTGACCTTCACACGATCCGCGCGGGCGAGCAGTCGATCGCCGTCCGCAAGGATCTCCAGGTGCCGATGCGCGACGGTGTCACGCTGGTGGCCGACGCGTACAGCGGTGTGGACGACACGCCGAGGCCCGCGCTGGTGGCCTTGAGCCCGTACGGCAAGGAGCTCCAGGCCCTGGCCCTGACGACTCCGCCGCAGCGCCGGCCGAGCCCCATGTGGGACGGCTGCATCGAGGCCGGCGACATCGCGCGCGTCGTCCAGGAGGGCTATGTCCACGTAATCGGCGACCTGCGCGGCTCAGGCGCCTCCGAGGGCGAGCACATCGGCAACTACAACGCCGGTGGCGTCTCGCTCGGCCAGGACGCGTACGACTTCATCGAGTGGGTCGCCGCGCAGCCGTGGTGCGACGGCAACGTCGGCATGATCGGCATCTCCTACTTCGGCTCGATGCAGGTGCTGGCGGCGGCCGAGCGTCCGCCGAGCCTCAAGGCGATCTTCGTCAGCGGCGGCCACTACGACTTCTACGAGACCACCTACCACGGCGGCGTCATGTGGTTCATGCCGCGCGCCGCCCGCGAGGGGCGCGGCGGCGACTCCGGCTGGGCCTTCACCGACGGTGTCAAGTCCCGCATGCTAGAGACCTGCTCGCCCGAAGAGATCAAGAAGCGGGTCGCCGAGCGCCTGCAGGACCCGGACGTGGCCGCCTGGCCCAACCTGGTCCACGTGCTGAACTACCCGAAGAACCACGAGGCCTGGTTCGACATCGTGATGAACGAGGTCGACGGCGAGTGGTACGAGGAGCGCAACCCCGTCACCCTCGCGCCGAACATCGACATCCCGGTCTGGCTCCAGATCGACCAGGGCCGCGGCTGGACGATGGACGGCACCATCGAGGTCTTCAACCGCCTCAACGGCCCCAAGAAGCTGGACATCGGACCGTACCCGCCCATGCAGTCGCGCCCCTTCATCGAAGAGCACGACAAGATGTTCCGCTGGTACGACTACTGGATCAAGGGCATCGACAACGGGATCATGGACGAGCCCTCCGTCACCGTGCACGTCGAGGGCTCACGCCAGTACGTCACCGGGGCCCAGTGGCCGCCGAAGGACGTGGAGCACAAGCCGCTCTACCTCCGCCCGCGCCACAAGCTCTCCTTCGAACCCGAGCCCATGGGCGCCGAGCACGCCGTTCCCGACGGCTTCTACCAGGCGCCGCTCACGGTCACCGACAAGGTGGAGATGCTCAGCTGGAGCACCGAGCCGTTCACCGAGCCCACCGAGATGATCGGCCAGGGCGCGGCGCACCTCTTCGCGGAGATCGACCAGCCCGACACCAACTTCATCCTGCGCATGTGGGACGAGGCCCCGGGCGGCAAGCGGCAGCTCATCACGACCGCCTACCTCAAGGCCTCGCACCGCGAGCTCGACGAGGGACGCACCACCGAGGGCGACCCCTATCACCCGCACACCCGCGCGGTGCCGGTCGAGCCGGGGAAGATCGAGGAGTACGTGCTGCGCGTCTACCCGTTCGCGGCGACGTTCCTGCCGGGCCACAAGCTGGTCGTGGAGCTCTCCAACGACGAGCCGCTGGCCGACGCGCACAACGCGCTGCTGCCGCCCGACGCCTTCCACCTGCCGGTGGGCCGCCCCGTCACCCACAAGATCTACCGCGACGCCGCACACCCCTCCCGGCTCGTGCTGCCGTTCACGACGGTCACGGCGCCGGACACGACGCGACCGGGCTCCGCGCGCAACGAAGGCGGAGACCGGCGCAACGGCTCCTGA
- a CDS encoding MBL fold metallo-hydrolase produces MTHPVTVHPLVSPWGRFGLYSFFIDAPEPAIVDTGIASSPAEGMAPALEAIGRRIEDVRWILLTHGHIDHVGGAHALWELTGRRAQVVIHEADAPMLRSRRAHVEEYLAGRGRYLDAPEGEAKVAAATEAVISGEMEPSLLVKGGETLSLGGDVTVSVHSVPGHTPGSVAYVVDGQRSVFTGDAVQVHGAANGFPGYTDPVAYRAGLEYLRDEIRPRHLYLGHPYRRVDGTPYGVELDEAQAQEAITQSLDIEARVAAAACGCLEAGLRETDSPYSPFARAAEELGYTGDPALEPSPFFTSMAGYRTHLEQNA; encoded by the coding sequence ATGACGCACCCAGTCACGGTCCACCCCCTGGTCTCGCCCTGGGGCCGGTTCGGTCTCTACAGCTTCTTCATCGACGCACCCGAGCCGGCGATCGTCGACACCGGCATCGCCTCGTCGCCCGCCGAAGGGATGGCTCCCGCGCTCGAGGCCATCGGACGCCGCATCGAGGACGTGCGCTGGATCCTGCTGACCCACGGTCACATCGACCACGTCGGCGGAGCGCACGCCCTGTGGGAGCTCACCGGGCGGCGCGCCCAGGTGGTCATCCACGAAGCGGACGCACCGATGCTCCGCTCGCGCCGGGCCCACGTCGAGGAGTACCTCGCCGGACGGGGCCGGTACCTGGACGCCCCCGAGGGCGAGGCGAAGGTGGCGGCCGCAACGGAGGCCGTCATCTCCGGCGAGATGGAGCCGTCCCTACTGGTCAAGGGCGGCGAGACCCTGTCCCTCGGCGGTGATGTCACCGTGTCGGTGCACTCCGTACCGGGCCACACACCCGGATCGGTCGCCTACGTCGTCGACGGACAGCGCTCGGTGTTCACCGGAGACGCCGTCCAGGTCCACGGGGCGGCGAACGGCTTCCCGGGCTACACGGACCCGGTGGCCTACCGCGCCGGTCTGGAGTACCTGCGGGACGAGATCCGCCCGCGGCACCTCTACCTGGGGCACCCATACCGCCGCGTCGACGGCACACCGTACGGCGTCGAGCTCGACGAGGCGCAGGCCCAGGAGGCAATCACCCAGAGCCTGGACATCGAGGCCCGTGTCGCCGCGGCCGCCTGCGGATGCCTGGAGGCGGGCCTGCGGGAGACGGATTCGCCGTACTCCCCGTTCGCCCGTGCCGCCGAGGAGCTCGGTTACACCGGGGACCCCGCGCTCGAGCCGTCGCCGTTCTTCACCTCCATGGCCGGCTACCGCACGCACCTCGAACAGAACGCGTAA
- a CDS encoding alpha/beta hydrolase, protein MTLHPEIATFIASLPAPPEGPLDPVALRAADEAHVAPLEERLPLHAVDDVTAKTAAGEVPVRIYSPVEADSYGVLVYFHGGAFFLGSLETHDHVARSLAKETGLKVVSVGYRLAPEAAFPAGLDDCYAVVRWVAEEGTGLAWDGTTLAVAGDSSGGTFAAAVAARAHDDGFDRITHQILYYPSLDLDFDVDRYPSLRENAVGYGLETAGLKPFNAFYLDSGADPADPLVSPIKRTDLTGLPPALVVTAEHDPMRDEGELYGERLREAGVEATVSRYGGAGHGFVQHFSWIPEYHAVFTLTRDFLGRS, encoded by the coding sequence GTGACGCTGCATCCCGAGATCGCCACATTCATCGCGAGCCTGCCCGCCCCGCCCGAGGGTCCGCTCGACCCGGTCGCCCTGCGCGCCGCGGACGAGGCGCACGTCGCCCCCCTGGAGGAGCGCCTGCCGCTCCACGCGGTCGACGACGTGACGGCGAAGACGGCCGCCGGCGAGGTACCCGTACGGATCTACAGCCCTGTCGAGGCCGACAGCTACGGTGTGCTGGTCTACTTCCACGGCGGCGCGTTCTTCCTCGGCAGCCTGGAGACCCACGACCACGTCGCGCGCTCACTGGCCAAGGAGACCGGGCTCAAGGTCGTCTCCGTCGGCTACCGCCTGGCACCCGAGGCGGCCTTCCCGGCCGGTCTCGACGACTGCTACGCGGTCGTGCGCTGGGTCGCCGAGGAGGGTACGGGCCTGGCCTGGGACGGTACGACCCTCGCCGTCGCCGGTGACAGCTCCGGCGGCACCTTCGCCGCCGCGGTCGCCGCCAGGGCGCACGACGACGGCTTCGACCGGATCACCCACCAGATCCTCTACTACCCCTCGCTCGACCTGGACTTCGACGTCGACCGCTACCCGTCGCTGCGGGAGAACGCGGTGGGCTACGGCCTGGAGACGGCGGGGCTGAAGCCCTTCAACGCCTTCTACCTCGACAGCGGCGCCGACCCCGCGGACCCGCTGGTGTCGCCGATCAAGCGGACCGACCTCACCGGTCTGCCGCCCGCGCTGGTCGTCACCGCCGAGCACGACCCCATGCGCGACGAGGGGGAGTTGTACGGCGAGCGGCTGCGTGAAGCCGGTGTGGAGGCGACGGTGAGCCGGTACGGGGGAGCGGGCCACGGGTTCGTCCAGCACTTCTCCTGGATCCCGGAGTACCACGCGGTCTTCACGCTGACACGCGACTTCCTCGGCCGCAGCTGA